A genome region from Brassica oleracea var. oleracea cultivar TO1000 chromosome C2, BOL, whole genome shotgun sequence includes the following:
- the LOC106321827 gene encoding protein ECERIFERUM 26-like — translation MGISRQNRVEVKSMLTAISSKPSRSGQVHTFTALDNAMSPHTVHVIFYYPRSPFGSFDLDSVRIPLSELLSMYPPAIGRVTKNPEGILEVKCNDAGLRILKAKVSVGIDEWLRSADGHEESNLTAWEDMPEDPSAWSPFRLQINEFEGGGVAIGLSCPHMHADATTLTVLLKSWTEAQRRQCITHPPSFSPLPYNLTDTDAVKSDRDSFSKPIAGPVSTKTATATFRFSGSAFTRCVKEHSIHEISPKATPFDVFAALFWTRVALVKDNSDRVCVCVDFRRLLPNPLPYGFFGNALNFSSLEMPNVVNMEVGHVASLINKHVAGLNVEKIRSGLKRAGSQRKIYGTDLTIVNMEHMIVDGEPLMYETVFEEGVKPMHVSYRIGNNGGEGVITVIPSPEKGFGRTVAVTLPEAEMSKLLSDQEILRLEPEIILKGVR, via the exons ATGGGTATTTCCCGACAGAACCGGGTTGAAGTCAAGTCGATGCTAACCGCGATATCAAGCAAGCCATCTCGATCTGGTCAGGTACACACGTTTACCGCTCTAGACAACGCTATGAGTCCACATACGGTCCATGTCATCTTCTACTACCCTCGTAGTCCATTCGGTTCCTTTGACCTCGACTCGGTTCGGATCCCGTTGTCGGAGCTCCTCTCGATGTACCCGCCCGCTATTGGTCGGGTCACCAAAAACCCGGAAGGGATCTTGGAGGTCAAGTGTAACGATGCGGGACTTCGAATCTTGAAAGCCAAAGTTTCTGTTGGTATTGATGAGTGGCTGAGATCAGCTGATGGACATGAGGAATCTAATCTAACGGCTTGGGAAGACATGCCAGAAGATCCTAGTGCTTGGTCGCCGTTTCGTCTGCAG ATAAATGAATTCGAAGGAGGGGGTGTGGCGATAGGTCTGAGCTGTCCACACATGCATGCAGACGCAACAACGTTAACAGTTCTCTTAAAGTCATGGACGGAAGCTCAACGCCGTCAGTGTATTACCCATCCTCCTTCCTTTTCACCTCTGCCCTACAACTTAACGGATACTGACGCCGTTAAATCCGACCGTGACTCCTTCTCAAAGCCCATCGCTGGGCCCGTTTCAACCAAAACAGCCACCGCCACGTTTAGATTCTCTGGCTCCGCCTTCACGAGATGTGTCAAGGAACACTCCATCCACGAGATATCCCCCAAAGCGACGCCGTTTGATGTGTTCGCCGCTCTTTTCTGGACACGTGTCGCTCTGGTGAAGGACAATAGTGATCGAGTTTGTGTTTGTGTGGACTTCAGGAGGCTCTTGCCAAATCCGCTTCCTTATGGTTTCTTCGGTAACGCTTTGAACTTTTCGTCCCTTGAGATGCCTAACGTGGTGAACATGGAGGTTGGACACGTGGCAAGTTTGATTAATAAACATGTGGCGGGTTTGAACGTGGAGAAAATCAGGTCCGGTCTGAAGCGGGCTGGGTCCCAAAGAAAGATATATGGTACGGACTTGACTATTGTGAACATGGAGCATATGATCGTGGATGGAGAGCCGTTGATGTACGAGACTGTGTTTGAGGAAGGTGTTAAGCCTATGCACGTGAGTTACCGGATTGGGAACAACGGCGGAGAAGGGGTGATAACGGTGATACCATCACCGGAGAAAGGGTTTGGGAGGACGGTTGCAGTAACTTTGCCGGAGGCGGAGATGTCAAAGTTACTTTCTGATCAAGAAATCCTTCGTTTGGAACCTGAGATTATTCTAAAAGGTGTGAGGTGA